The Candidatus Schekmanbacteria bacterium RIFCSPLOWO2_02_FULL_38_14 region CCTTCCCTTGTAATAGGCTTTGTCTTTATGCACAATCAGGGAAAGGGCATCAACAGCTTCACCGTTGAGAAGTATATCAAGTTTGACAAGGTTTGCTTCCCTGTAGCATAAGAAGTTGTAATCAAATGAAGCATATCCCTTGCTTATGGACTTTAGCTTATCGTAAAAATCAAGGGCAATTTCATTAAATGGCAGCTCATAGGATATCATCACTCTTCTTTCATCCAAGTACCGAATCTCTTTCTGTATGCCTCTTTTATCCTGACACAGCTGCAGAATGTCTCCAACATATTCATTTGGCGTTAATATGTTTGCAGAAATTATTGGCTCCTCTATTTTTACTGTTAATTGCTGGGAAGGGAGTTTTGAAGGGTTGTCCACATCAATTAAGCTTCCATCAGTTTTCGTGACTTTATAGATAACAGTAGGCGCTGTAGTAATCAGCGAGAGACCGTATTCCCTCTCAAGCCTTTCCCTGATGATTTCCATATGAAGAAGCCCAAGGAAGCCGCACCTGAAGCCAAAGCCAAGGGCAAGAGAAGATTCAGGCTCATAAGTAAAGGCTGAATCATTGAGCCTCAGCTTTTCAAGCGCCTCTCTTAAATTCTGGTAGTCATCGCTGATAATAGTGTATAGCCCTGAAAACACCATGGATTTTACTTCCTTATATCCGGGGAAGGGCTCTTTTGTGGGTTTTATTGCAGAGGTTACTGTATCCCCTATCTTTGTATCAGAAATCTTTTTTATTCCTGCAGTAATGAATCCTACTTCTCCGGAAGAAAGAGAGGGAAGGTCCACAGGCTTTGGGGTGAGAGTGCCAATTTGAGAAACTTCATACTCCTTGTTGTTTGACATTAAAAGAATCTTATCACCTTTCCTGACCTCACCATCAATAACCCTTGTTAAGACAACAGCTCCCTGGTAAGGATCAAACCAGGAGTCAAAGATTAAAGCCTTAAGCGGTTTATTTATATCCCCTTTTGGAAGAGGGATTCTTTTGACAATTGCTTCAAGAACATCCTTGATTCCTATCCCTTCTTTTGCGCTTACAAGAAGGGCTTCATTGGAATCAAATCCTAAAATATCCTCTATCTGGGTTTTTACTCTTTCAATATCTGCACTCGGAAGGTCAATTTTGTTAATTATTGGAATCATTGCAAGTTCGTTATCCATTGCAAGATACACATTTGCCAGAGTCTGGGCTTCAACCCCCTGCGAGGCGTCAATTATAACAAGAGCTCCTTCGCAGCTTGCAAGGCTTCGCGAGACTTCATAGGTGAAATCCACGTGCCCCGGAGTATCAATTAGATTTAAGATATATGTATTTCCATCATCTGCTTTATAGTTGAGCCTTACAGCATGGGCT contains the following coding sequences:
- a CDS encoding elongation factor 4, with translation MDSSLIRNFSIIAHIDHGKSTLADRLLEMTGALSQREMLDQVLDDMDLERERGITIKAHAVRLNYKADDGNTYILNLIDTPGHVDFTYEVSRSLASCEGALVIIDASQGVEAQTLANVYLAMDNELAMIPIINKIDLPSADIERVKTQIEDILGFDSNEALLVSAKEGIGIKDVLEAIVKRIPLPKGDINKPLKALIFDSWFDPYQGAVVLTRVIDGEVRKGDKILLMSNNKEYEVSQIGTLTPKPVDLPSLSSGEVGFITAGIKKISDTKIGDTVTSAIKPTKEPFPGYKEVKSMVFSGLYTIISDDYQNLREALEKLRLNDSAFTYEPESSLALGFGFRCGFLGLLHMEIIRERLEREYGLSLITTAPTVIYKVTKTDGSLIDVDNPSKLPSQQLTVKIEEPIISANILTPNEYVGDILQLCQDKRGIQKEIRYLDERRVMISYELPFNEIALDFYDKLKSISKGYASFDYNFLCYREANLVKLDILLNGEAVDALSLIVHKDKAYYKGRDLTEKMREIIPRQMFEVAIQAAIGSKIIARETVKALRKNVTAKCYGGDITRKRKLLEKQKEGKKRMKQIGKVEIPQEAFMAILQI